One Rhodococcus sp. P1Y DNA window includes the following coding sequences:
- the aspS gene encoding aspartate--tRNA ligase, giving the protein MLRTHLAGSLRSEHVDRTVTLTGWVARRRDHGGVIFIDLRDASGVAQVVFREGEVAEKAHRLRAEYVVKVTGKVEGRPEGNQNYEIPTGAIEVDASDIEVLSESAPLPFQLDDQPGEEARLKYRYLDLRRAGPGHAIRLRSQVNAAARNVLAHHEFVEVETPTLTRSTPEGARDFLVPARLQPGSFYALPQSPQLFKQLLMVGGIERYYQIARCYRDEDFRADRQPEFTQLDVEMSFVTQDDIILLAEEILAALWKLVGYEFTSSIPRITYAEAMRRYGSDKPDLRFDIELVECTDFFSDTQFRVFQAPYVGAVVMPGGASQPRKQLDKWQEFAKQRGHKGLAYVLVGEDGSLGGPVAKNLTDTERDGIAAHVGAQPGDAIFFSAGPIKASRGLLGAVRGEIARKLDLIDPKAWAFVWVVDAPLFEPTSDATASGDVAVGSGAWTAVHHAFTSPKPESLETFDTDPGSALAYAYDIVCNGNEIGGGSIRIHRKDIQERVFAIMGIGKDEAQEKFGFLLDAFSYGAPPHGGIAFGWDRITALLAGVDSIREVIAFPKSGGGVDPLTDAPAPITPLQRKESGIDAKPEKKEDKLESVEAE; this is encoded by the coding sequence GTGCTGCGCACCCACCTCGCCGGCTCACTTCGATCCGAGCACGTCGACCGAACAGTCACCCTGACGGGTTGGGTTGCGCGTCGCCGCGATCACGGCGGAGTCATCTTCATCGACCTACGTGACGCCTCTGGCGTCGCGCAGGTCGTGTTTCGTGAAGGCGAGGTCGCCGAGAAGGCGCACCGTCTACGCGCCGAATACGTCGTGAAGGTGACCGGCAAGGTCGAGGGTCGGCCCGAAGGAAACCAGAACTACGAGATCCCGACCGGCGCTATCGAGGTCGATGCGTCCGACATCGAGGTTCTTTCCGAAAGCGCACCGCTGCCCTTCCAGCTCGACGATCAGCCGGGTGAAGAAGCGCGCCTGAAGTATCGGTACCTCGACCTTCGACGTGCCGGCCCCGGCCACGCAATTCGTCTTCGGTCACAGGTCAACGCCGCTGCGCGAAACGTCCTGGCTCACCACGAGTTCGTCGAGGTCGAGACACCCACCCTGACGCGGTCTACTCCGGAGGGGGCTCGCGACTTCCTGGTTCCTGCGCGGTTGCAGCCCGGTAGCTTCTACGCTTTGCCTCAGAGCCCGCAGCTGTTCAAGCAGCTGTTGATGGTCGGCGGCATCGAGCGGTACTACCAGATTGCGCGCTGCTACCGCGACGAGGACTTCCGCGCCGACCGGCAACCCGAGTTCACGCAGCTCGACGTGGAGATGAGCTTCGTCACTCAGGACGACATCATCCTGTTGGCCGAGGAGATCCTTGCCGCGTTGTGGAAGCTCGTCGGATACGAGTTCACGTCGTCCATTCCGCGCATCACGTACGCCGAGGCGATGCGCCGTTACGGGTCCGACAAGCCTGACCTGCGGTTCGACATCGAACTCGTCGAGTGCACCGATTTCTTCTCCGACACGCAGTTCCGAGTCTTCCAAGCGCCGTACGTGGGTGCAGTGGTGATGCCGGGCGGCGCATCTCAGCCGCGTAAGCAGCTCGACAAGTGGCAGGAATTCGCCAAACAGCGCGGTCACAAGGGTCTGGCCTACGTCCTCGTGGGGGAGGACGGCAGCCTCGGGGGTCCGGTGGCGAAGAACCTCACCGACACCGAGCGTGACGGCATCGCTGCACACGTCGGCGCGCAGCCCGGTGATGCAATCTTCTTCTCCGCAGGTCCGATCAAGGCATCTCGCGGCCTCCTCGGCGCAGTGCGCGGCGAAATTGCGCGCAAGCTGGACCTGATCGACCCGAAGGCGTGGGCCTTCGTGTGGGTCGTCGACGCCCCGCTGTTCGAACCGACGTCCGACGCCACCGCCAGTGGCGACGTTGCCGTCGGGTCCGGGGCGTGGACTGCCGTGCATCACGCGTTCACCTCTCCCAAGCCGGAGTCGCTCGAGACGTTCGACACCGATCCGGGGTCGGCGTTGGCCTACGCGTACGACATCGTCTGCAACGGCAATGAGATCGGCGGCGGCAGTATTCGTATCCATCGCAAGGACATTCAGGAACGAGTGTTCGCGATCATGGGTATCGGCAAGGACGAGGCCCAGGAGAAGTTCGGGTTCCTGCTCGACGCCTTCAGCTACGGCGCTCCGCCGCACGGCGGCATCGCGTTCGGATGGGACCGCATCACAGCGTTGCTCGCAGGTGTCGATTCCATTCGTGAGGTCATCGCCTTCCCGAAGTCCGGCGGTGGCGTCGACCCCCTCACCGATGCGCCTGCCCCGATCACACCCTTGCAACGCAAGGAATCGGGCATCGACGCCAAGCCGGAGAAAAAGGAAGACAAGCTGGAATCGGTCGAGGCCGAGTAG